The following coding sequences are from one Triticum aestivum cultivar Chinese Spring chromosome 5A, IWGSC CS RefSeq v2.1, whole genome shotgun sequence window:
- the LOC123108347 gene encoding uncharacterized protein, with amino-acid sequence MQKTKRKRRSNDIGCLNEKKSASKTVLTQRPIHPDITTFEDGFGNLLKSSSSSSELTKQIESELSESVVSLASFVGSTVLFECTGIFIENLCTDATSILTSANIVGSSDSEITDNSTIKVRLPSNRVVIGLLHHCDFKYNLAVVNIRRACGFQEAHLSRSHGMQFEPNSKLVAVGCCFDSGMLKCTNGTVIGNASDGVYELMLSTYEMNMAWIGCPLIDFDGNFVGMNLQSGQKTMFTPVNKILECLGYLTTVRVESSQVVAGIKEAITTKAQNAGMLKDGMHEINSFEEEFVDNIWSTLSEDVANTMAGCVVSLASFNGKAKCFACTGLIIDCNPVRILTSASLVKISGDENKIDDNLQIEVYLNNTEQVTGTLRHYDLCYNVAVVEIMGSCGSTAVGLRRHISFTPNMEVLAVGRLIEHRKLMASRGVLIDRKGKLACERPELEGLLLMLEGILLV; translated from the exons ATGCAGAAAACCAAGCGCAAGCGAAGAAGCAACGACATAGGATGCCTTAATGAAAAGAAAAGTGCTAGCAAAACAGTACTTACGCAAC GACCCATCCATCCAGATATTACTACCTTTGAAGATGGATTTGGTAACTTGCTTAAATCCTCAAGTTCCTCGAGTGAACTCACCAAACAGATTGAGTCGGAACTCTCAGAGAGTGTTGTCTCCCTTGCTTCATTCGTTG GGAGTACAGTGCTATTTGAATGCACAGGAATATTTATTGAGAATTTATGTACTGATGCCACAAGTATTCTGACTTCAGCTAATATAGTTGGGTCTTCAGATTCTGAGATCACTGATAACTCGACG ATTAAAGTGCGTCTTCCCAGTAATCGAGTTGTCATTGGCTTGTTACACCATTGTGATTTCAAGTATAATCTTGCTGTTGTGAACATCAGGCGCGCATGTGGTTTTCAGGAAGCACATCTCAGTCGTAGCCATGGCATGCAATTTGAGCCCAATAGTAAGTTAGTAGCTGTGGGGTGTTGTTTCGACTCAGGCATGTTAAAGTGCACAAATGGGACAGTAATTGGCAATGCAAGCGATGGAGTCTATGAGCTTATGCTCTCCACATATGAAATGAACATG GCTTGGATTGGGTGCCCCCTTATTGATTTTGATGGGAACTTTGTTGGAATGAACCTCCAAAGTGGCCAAAAGACTATGTTCACACCAGTGAACAAAATTCTTGAATGCCTGGGGTACCTTACGACAGTTAG GGTTGAAAGTAGTCAAGTGGTTGCTGGTATAAAAGAGGCAATCACAACCAAGGCACAAAATGCTGGCATGCTGAAAG ATGGTATGCATGAGATTAACTCTTTTGAAGAGGAATTCGTGGACAATATCTGGAGCACACTCAGTGAAGATGTTGCAAATACTATGGCTGGATGTGTTGTCTCACTTGCTTCATTCAATG GAAAGGCAAAGTGTTTTGCTTGCACAGGCCTAATTATAGACTGTAATCCCGTGAGAATTCTTACTTCAGCAAGTTTGGTTAAAATTTCTGGCGATGAAAACAAGATTGATGATAACTTGCAG ATTGAAGTGTACCTTAATAATACAGAACAAGTCACGGGGACATTGAGACATTATGATCTATGCTATAATGTTGCGGTTGTAGAGATCATGGGTTCCTGCGGTTCTACCGCAGTGGGATTGAGGAGGCATATTTCTTTCACCCCTAATATGGAGGTTTTAGCTGTAGGGCGTCTCATTGAACATCGGAAACTAATGGCCTCAAGAGGGGTGTTAATTGACAGAAAAGGCAAACTTGCTTGTGAGAG GCCGGAATTGGAGGGCCTCTTATTGATGCTCGAGGGAATTTTGTTGGTATGA
- the LOC123105890 gene encoding protein NRT1/ PTR FAMILY 5.2 produces MAVANQSLAVEDGTGTGAGGQEYTQDGSVDLRGNPVLRSKRGGWTACTFIVVYELFERMAYYGIAANLFIYLTDKMHQGTVEASNNVTNWSGTVFLTPLLGAYVADAYLGRYWTFVVGSAIYLMGMLLLTLSVSVGALKPPECVGKVCPPASALQAGVYFGGLYIIALGNGGTKPNISTIGADQFDDFDAREKSHKLSFFNWWMFTIFVGILFSSTVLVYLQDNVSWSVGYGIPTLGLIASIAIFLAGTPVYRHKLPQGSAFTRMGKVVGAALRKWRLPVPADAKELHELELEAYTKKHKFRMDSTNSMRFLNKAAVKDVVGGSSSAVAKWSLCTVTEVEETKQIMKLIPLLVTMFVPCTLIAQTNTLFVKQGTTMNRHMGAGSFEIPPASLGAFVTLTMLVAIVVYDRVFVKAVRRHTKNPRGISLLTRMGIGLLVQVLTMGTASLIESQRLSYARSHGLQTGGKLRLSIFVLLPQFVLMGLADAFLVVGKIEFFYDQAPESMKSLGTALSLTAYGVGNVLSSFILSLVTRVTGRRGSPWVADNLNAAHLDYYYAFLTLLAAANCVVFAVLAHRYKYRAESTDTIDVDMDVQAKREAAKKIHSEPMA; encoded by the exons ATGGCGGTGGCGAACCAGAGCTTGGCCGTGGAGGATGGcaccggcaccggcgccggcgGGCAGGAGTACACGCAGGACGGGTCGGTGGACCTCCGCGGCAACCCCGTGCTCCGCTCCAAGAGGGGCGGCTGGACCGCCTGCACCTTCATCGTAG TGTACGAGCTGTTCGAGCGGATGGCCTACTACGGCATCGCGGCGAACCTCTTCATCTACCTCACGGACAAGATGCACCAGGGCACGGTGGAGGCGTCCAACAACGTCACCAACTGGTCCGGCACCGTCTTCCTCACGCCCCTGCTCGGCGCCTACGTCGCCGACGCCTACCTCGGCCGCTACTGGACCTTCGTCGTCGGCTCCGCCATTTACCTCATG GGGATGCTGCTGTTGACACTGTCCGTGTCGGTGGGAGCGCTGAAGCCGCCGGAGTGCGTCGGCAAAGTCTGCCCGCCGGCGTCGGCGCTGCAGGCGGGGGTCTACTTCGGCGGGCTGTACATCATCGCCCTGGGCAACGGCGGCACAAAGCCCAACATCTCCACCATCGGCGCCGACCAGTTCGACGACTTCGACGCCCGCGAGAAGTCCCACAAGCTCTCCTTCTTCAACTGGTGGATGTTCACCATCTTCGTCGGCATCCTCTTCTCCTCCACCGTCCTCGTCTACCTCCAGGACAACGTCAGCTGGTCGGTCGGCTACGGCATCCCCACGCTCGGCCTCATCGCCTCCATCGCCATCTTCCTCGCCGGCACGCCCGTGTACCGCCACAAGCTGCCGCAGGGCAGCGCCTTCACGCGCATGGGCAAGGTGGTCGGCGCCGCGCTCCGCAAGTGGCGCCTCCCCGTGCCGGCCGACGCCAAGGAGCTGCACGAGCTGGAGCTGGAGGCCTACACGAAGAAGCACAAGTTCCGGATGGACTCCACCAACTCCATGAGGTTCCTCAACAAGGCCGCCGTGAAGGACGTTGTCGGCGGGTCATCGTCGGCGGTGGCGAAGTGGAGCCTGTGCACGGTGACGGAGGTGGAGGAGACGAAGCAGATCATGAAGCTGATCCCTCTGCTGGTGACCATGTTCGTGCCGTGCACGCTGATCGCGCAGACCAACACCCTGTTCGTGAAGCAGGGCACGACCATGAACCGGCACATGGGCGCGGGCAGCTTCGAGATCCCGCCGGCCAGCCTCGGCGCGTTCGTGACGCTCACCATGCTCGTGGCCATCGTGGTGTACGACCGGGTCTTCGTCAAGGCGGTGCGGAGGCACACCAAGAACCCGAGAGGGATCAGCCTGCTGACGCGGATGGGCATCGGGCTGCTGGTGCAGGTGCTGACGATGGGCACGGCGTCGCTGATCGAGAGCCAGCGGCTGAGCTACGCGCGGAGCCACGGGCTGCAGACCGGCGGCAAGCTCCGGCTGAGCATCTTCGTGCTGCTGCCGCAGTTCGTGCTGATGGGCCTGGCGGACGCGTTCCTGGTGGTGGGCAAGATCGAGTTCTTCTACGACCAGGCGCCCGAGAGCATGAAGAGCCTGGGCACGGCGCTGTCGCTGACGGCGTACGGCGTCGGCAACGTCCTCAGCAGCTTCATCCTGTCGCTGGTGACAAGGGTGACGGGCAGGCGGGGGAGCCCCTGGGTGGCCGACAACCTCAACGCCGCGCACCTCGACTACTACTACGCCTTCCTCACGCTGCTCGCCGCCGCCAACTGCGTCGTCTTCGCCGTGCTCGCCCACCGCTACAAGTACAGGGCCGAGTCCACCGACACCATCGACGTCGACATGGACGTGCAGGCGAAGCGGGAGGCTGCCAAGAAGATTCATTCCGAACCAATGGCTTAA